Part of the Candidatus Thermodiscus eudorianus genome is shown below.
AAGGCTGCCCAGCATTATCAGTGGTATCGTCGAGCCCATATTTAAATCTTAATACAATGAAACTATTTAAAGGCAAAGAAGGGATGCCGCGTTCACTGCCCACTCCCGGAGGGTCCCCCCAAGCGTCAACCACTGTTAACCGGTCGAAGATGGCCCGCAGCCAGAAACGCGGCTCCGGCTTCGAGTATAAGGCCTCCCACGAGGGTATAGGGATCCAGCTTCAAAAACACCAGGACAGAGCCCGTTACCGCGAAGACCACGGCCAACAAGGCTACCCTGCCACCCCGCAGGAGGGCTACCGAGGAGACCAACACTATAACCAAGACCATGTCAACCACAGCGTCGGCCACCACAGGTAGATCGTATACGAGGGAAGCGGCCTTGACAGCCGAAACGGCTAGCAATAGAAGGCCGGCCACACGAGCCCTCCCGGAATACCTTGTAGAATAGACGAGGCCCGCCGCGATAGATGCCGCCAGCAAGAGTAGATTATAGGCTATGAGCGCCCCGAGGCTCTGCAGGGATAACCCGATTATCGCCTCGAACACCGCAATGGCCAAGAGGAAGTAAGTGTAGAAGAGGATCCTCGTCAAGGCTCTAGACCCTCTTCGACGATTGCAGCCAGGCTTCTAACCCAGTTGGCATAGTCGGATAAGCTCATCTTCTCGACAAGGCTATGCGTATACTTTAGAGGCGATGAAATAGCGATCGAGGGGACGCCAGCCACGTGGAACGCCGCCGCGTCGGTGCCTCCTCCAGCCGAGGAGACCTGTACGGGTATACCTTTATCACTTATCGTAGCGTGGATCCTCTTCACAAGCCTGGCAGGGGACACATAGGCGTTATCTATGGCCCTCAGGACCGGCCCTCCTCCGAGCTTCAATCCACCCGTAACCGAGGGATGGCAACAGGTGACGGTGTCAACGGCTATGAAGAGGTCTGGCTCAAGCCTCCTGTTGAGGGCTCTGGCGCCCATGAGGCCGACCTCCTCCTGCACAGTCCAGGCCAGGATCACCTCGGCCTTTGGATTTACAACGCCGCTGCCAATGAGCCTGGCCAGCTCCACTAGCGCCGCGCATCCAGCCCTATCGTCGAGGGCCCTGGAGGCCACGTATCTACCACCGGCTAGATACGAGATATGCTTCTTGAAGGTCACCTGGTCCAGTACATTGACCCCCAGTTCCCTGGCTTCATCGCCCGACTCGGCTCCCACATCGATCCTCAACTCATACCACGGCTTCACCTGGCTCTCCTGCCGGGTGGTTCGGGAAGCGAAGCGTAGATGCGGAGGCTCTGCTCCTATGACGCCTGGTATAGCGCCCTTCTCTCCATGCACCAGGACGTGCCTAGCCGGTAGTATCGCGTCGTCTATGCCCCCTAGCTTCCTGAAGGATAGGAGCCCGTTATCCTCTATGCCGGTAACCACTAATCCTATCTCATCCATGTGGGCTGCTATGACTATCCTCGGGCCGCGCCCTCCGAGGTGTAGGAGTAGGTTGCCTATCTTGTCCTCCTCGACCTTCCCGTACTTCGAGGCAATCTCCCTTAGGTAGTCCCGGACCCTGTCCTCGTAGCCTGGAGCGCCGGGTAGGAGGATTAGGTCTTCCAGGAGAGTCCTGTCTGGCGCCAGGGTCTCCAGGTAGGGCATCCTGTGATCCACCGGTTAGTATCCAACGTTGCACTCTTCCGGCATAAATTTAGGGGGTTGTGTAGGGTCTAGCCCAGTTCGACTGTGGCCTTGCCCACTACTCTCCCGTCTAGCCTCACCACCAATAATACCTGGTCTGGGACTTGTTCTCCCAGGTTCACTGTTAGGGTCTCCTCATGGAGGACCTGTACGCATACGGTCCCTGGCGGCGGGGAGTTTATGTCCAGTATAAGCGTCTCCTCCTTCTCCTGGTATGTCAGGTTGGCCTTGTAGCAGGGGTTCGGCAACTCTATTTGCAATGTCAGGTTTCCATCGTCGTGGTATATTGTTATGCTGAACTTGTACACGGTGAGGGTGACGGCGTTACCGGTGGAGTTCCCACTGGATGCTCCCATATTGCCTCCTGTCTCCGTTGTGCTAGTAGTCCTCTCTACTGTCGTACTTGTAGTGGTTTCCTTGGGGGTATTAGCGGCTCCCGTGGTTGTAGAGGGGGTGGTTGTGGCTCTAGTATTTGCTGGAACGGCCTCGTTGGCGTACATTACAGCGGCGACTGCTATCACCAGCAGTATTATTGCTATTGATGCAGCCACGTTCTTGTCCACTGGCCTCACCCATGGCGTGATATCATTCTAGCTATGGGGCGTTCCCCGCGGTAATTACGTTATCTAGCCTTGAAACCGCTGGTGATGGCCGGTTACACTCTCGTGTGACACGGTCCCACCGTGTAGCAACCCACTTAAGTAACTCCGTGAAAGTCGTAGTCTAGTATATAACCACGGGTTGCAATAGACGAGTGGGGTGATCGGTATGAAGAAGGCACTAACTAGGCTAGCGAGGATAGCCAGGAGAAACCCGCCCGAGGTGTATGGACCCACCCCCATACTAGAGGAGTTATCGGCCATGGGGGTAGTAGACGCTATGGCGCAAGGAGGCCAGCCAGCTGGGATAGAACTCTCAGAAGCGGTTAAAGCCAGGACATACGCCCGCTACGGCCACCTGGCATATATAAACACGTTCAGGTGAGCTCTATCCCGACCCCGCTGAAGACCTCCCTAGCCCTCCTATACTGGACCGGCAGGATCCTGAGCCAGTTCCAGAGCCTCTTATCCCCTAGCTCCCTTACCACCTCGTCTCTAAGGGCACCGATCCCGTCCAAGTACCCCCTCAGACCCTCAACGATGAGATCCCCCCTCTTCCCGAGAAGCACCGAGTAGTAGACATAGACTATCAGATCCCAGGCCCCCCTCCTGGCCGTGAACCCCCTAGCCTGCTCGGCGTCCACAAGCCCCACAGTGTCCCCATCTATGACGAAGTTGCCCGGGTTGGGATCGCCCAGGACGTATCCATGGCCGTGTATAGTGGCTAATGCCTCCCCCGACATCCTCCAGTAGAGGGGCTTATCACTGTCGAGTACGGGCTCGCCCTCGGCGAACTCCCTAACCATTACCGCCTTGGTCGGGTCTCCGCACACGCCTAGTATCCTGGGCGTTGGTATAACGCTTCTGAGCACCCTTAGGTGTCTATACTCGTTGGCGAGCCTGGACTTCGGGGTTATCAAGTAGTTTAGAGCTGGCGAGCTTGCAATCGACGCGGGGAGCCATTTGACAATCATCCTAAGATACTCTTTCACCGCCACCCTATCGCCCTTCTCGCCCCTGCATAT
Proteins encoded:
- a CDS encoding M42 family metallopeptidase gives rise to the protein MPYLETLAPDRTLLEDLILLPGAPGYEDRVRDYLREIASKYGKVEEDKIGNLLLHLGGRGPRIVIAAHMDEIGLVVTGIEDNGLLSFRKLGGIDDAILPARHVLVHGEKGAIPGVIGAEPPHLRFASRTTRQESQVKPWYELRIDVGAESGDEARELGVNVLDQVTFKKHISYLAGGRYVASRALDDRAGCAALVELARLIGSGVVNPKAEVILAWTVQEEVGLMGARALNRRLEPDLFIAVDTVTCCHPSVTGGLKLGGGPVLRAIDNAYVSPARLVKRIHATISDKGIPVQVSSAGGGTDAAAFHVAGVPSIAISSPLKYTHSLVEKMSLSDYANWVRSLAAIVEEGLEP